One Flavobacterium sp. 90 DNA segment encodes these proteins:
- a CDS encoding helix-turn-helix domain-containing protein, which produces MENTLNFNTVSQYNDYNNHETLHPLVSILDFSKAAPRKGGRMNFGLYAIFLKEVDCGDLRYGRELYDYQDHTLVFLAPGQVIDIDNKGEYYQPKGQGLVFHPDLLLGTSLNKKMDQYNFFSYHSNEALHLSTRERKMVLECFAKIEYELHNSIDKHSKLIIVSNIELFLNYCIRFYDRQFITREHVNKAILIKFEELLNGYFNSGKPREIGLPSVAYFAEELHLSANYFGDLIKKDSGKSAQEYIHTKIIETIKEKMYDHNLSLSEISYQTGFKYPQHFTRFFKQHTGSSPTEFRLLISVN; this is translated from the coding sequence ATGGAAAATACACTTAACTTTAATACAGTCAGCCAATACAATGATTATAATAATCATGAAACGCTACACCCTTTGGTAAGCATATTGGATTTTTCAAAAGCGGCCCCAAGGAAAGGCGGTCGTATGAATTTTGGCTTATATGCCATATTTTTAAAAGAAGTAGATTGCGGGGATTTAAGATATGGGCGCGAACTTTATGACTATCAAGATCATACTTTGGTATTTTTAGCACCGGGACAGGTTATTGATATTGATAATAAAGGAGAGTATTATCAGCCTAAAGGACAGGGACTTGTATTTCATCCAGACCTGCTGCTTGGTACTTCTCTGAATAAAAAAATGGATCAGTATAATTTTTTCAGTTATCATTCCAATGAAGCCCTGCACTTATCAACCCGTGAAAGGAAAATGGTTTTAGAGTGTTTTGCAAAAATTGAATATGAACTCCATAACTCGATCGATAAGCACAGTAAACTAATTATTGTTTCTAATATAGAACTATTTTTGAATTATTGCATACGTTTTTATGATCGTCAGTTTATAACGCGGGAGCATGTAAATAAAGCGATTTTGATTAAGTTCGAAGAGCTCCTTAATGGCTATTTTAATTCTGGTAAACCCAGAGAAATAGGCCTGCCTTCAGTAGCCTACTTTGCCGAAGAGCTTCATTTATCAGCTAACTACTTTGGAGACCTTATAAAAAAAGATAGTGGAAAATCAGCGCAGGAATATATACATACAAAAATCATAGAAACAATTAAAGAAAAAATGTATGACCACAATTTATCACTGAGTGAAATTTCATACCAAACTGGTTTCAAATATCCTCAGCACTTTACCCGGTTTTTCAAACAGCATACAGGGAGCAGCCCTACGGAATTCAGGCTACTGATTTCAGTTAACTAA
- a CDS encoding helix-turn-helix domain-containing protein, translated as MRIFKDFASYNAHIGLNPPIDNNIDVGYYDAPNMLLKSEPIIVDFYRISIKINFMDKSNPDAVPINAVFFNSPELATGWDVDPTYTGMYVQLSKKIINENRFLFKNYLDYGQHEALYLTQNEVEEISTVFALMIKYYDSEKQNFNVLLSYVNVLTSLVEAFYNRQFSTNPKQYNRIISDFQQRLKEYYDKPVSQVANVQYFAEKLGLTSNYLGDIIKHYTQRSAMETIHDFVIKKAKELLEKEAGMNSTEIAYELGFEYPNNFTQFFKKNVGLTPKEYRKSSAASA; from the coding sequence ATGAGAATATTTAAAGACTTCGCATCCTATAATGCGCATATAGGCCTTAATCCGCCAATAGATAACAATATAGATGTTGGTTACTATGATGCTCCTAATATGCTTTTGAAATCAGAGCCAATAATAGTGGATTTTTACAGGATTTCGATAAAAATCAATTTTATGGACAAGTCCAATCCCGATGCGGTGCCTATTAATGCGGTATTTTTTAACAGTCCTGAACTCGCAACGGGTTGGGATGTAGACCCGACTTACACGGGCATGTATGTACAGCTTTCAAAGAAAATAATAAATGAGAATCGCTTTTTGTTTAAGAATTATCTGGATTATGGGCAGCATGAAGCTTTATATTTGACTCAAAACGAAGTGGAGGAGATCAGTACTGTTTTTGCACTGATGATTAAATATTATGATAGTGAGAAGCAAAACTTTAATGTTTTGCTTTCCTATGTCAATGTGCTGACTAGTTTGGTTGAAGCATTTTACAACAGACAGTTCTCTACCAATCCAAAACAATACAACCGTATTATAAGTGATTTTCAGCAGCGTTTAAAAGAATATTATGACAAGCCTGTAAGCCAGGTGGCCAATGTTCAGTACTTTGCTGAAAAACTGGGATTGACTTCCAATTATCTGGGGGATATCATAAAACATTATACACAGCGCTCTGCTATGGAAACCATACACGATTTTGTAATTAAAAAAGCAAAGGAACTTCTGGAAAAGGAAGCAGGAATGAACAGTACAGAAATAGCCTATGAGCTGGGTTTTGAATACCCGAATAATTTTACGCAGTTTTTTAAAAAAAATGTCGGGCTTACACCAAAAGAGTATAGAAAATCTTCCGCTGCATCAGCCTAA
- a CDS encoding DUF1330 domain-containing protein — protein MKKIIGSAALLIALTFSVLSFGLKNTTVSSKGDQQPTPNGYLVMNYNVRDKVIYTKYTKAVNQLWAKYKGELIIYTSVSKPAEGAPGSVVAVVRFPTAADAEKCYNSSQYTALKKLRAASTEGSVLLAQSNMPAVISNNKIKHHGYMIANYEIKNQATFQKYMDAAGTLAPKYNGEVTIFDFKAKVLEGKGKPVFGVAEFNSLKEAEKFYNSQEYTLARRFRITSTEGTVLLAQGSK, from the coding sequence ATGAAAAAAATAATTGGTTCGGCAGCCTTACTCATAGCACTTACTTTTAGTGTGCTGTCATTTGGTTTAAAAAATACTACAGTATCTTCAAAAGGGGACCAGCAGCCCACACCTAATGGATATCTTGTAATGAACTATAATGTTCGTGATAAGGTAATTTATACCAAATATACTAAAGCAGTAAATCAACTTTGGGCAAAATACAAAGGGGAGTTAATTATTTATACTTCAGTCTCAAAACCCGCAGAAGGTGCTCCGGGATCAGTGGTGGCTGTCGTTCGGTTTCCTACTGCCGCTGATGCAGAGAAATGTTACAATTCTTCTCAGTATACAGCATTAAAAAAACTTCGTGCAGCTTCTACTGAAGGCTCGGTCTTGCTGGCTCAGAGCAATATGCCTGCTGTAATATCAAACAACAAAATCAAACACCATGGCTATATGATAGCCAATTACGAAATTAAAAACCAGGCAACATTTCAAAAATACATGGATGCTGCAGGTACACTTGCGCCTAAATATAACGGAGAGGTTACCATTTTTGATTTTAAAGCCAAAGTACTTGAAGGAAAAGGCAAGCCGGTTTTCGGAGTAGCTGAATTTAATAGTCTGAAAGAGGCAGAAAAATTTTATAACTCACAGGAATACACCCTTGCCAGAAGATTTCGTATCACCTCTACAGAAGGTACTGTATTGCTGGCTCAAGGCAGTAAGTAG
- a CDS encoding twin-arginine translocation signal domain-containing protein, with amino-acid sequence MDKKVTATISLEKPKFSRRDFMTKTALMGAAMVTAPLAFAASSEQNNTPGNNYNTIIADQQSDSESDAFINGLADLMAHSTRTPILRWPGEYGMKFEEIFFPAMDGVTIEGWFIPADSNKLIICNHPMPCNRYGYPGHLEPWTNFGGFEVNFLPEYKILHDAGYNILAYDMRNHGRSGMGSGGVNGHGVLEYRDVIGSLRYAKSRKDTKKMKTALYSRCLGANATIVAMHKHPEEFKDIKSLFALQPVSPRVFVERAVEMQKIDKGLEKFDTAFHVRTGFHLADVWPMSYASSVTVPALVAQVHDDFLTKPSNVQEIYDTISSKDKKLFWIEGTDQRFQGYNYFGKNPTVMLEWFDSHMQ; translated from the coding sequence ATGGATAAGAAAGTAACAGCAACAATAAGTCTGGAAAAACCAAAATTCAGCCGTCGAGACTTTATGACAAAAACAGCTTTGATGGGTGCAGCAATGGTAACGGCTCCTTTAGCATTTGCCGCTTCATCTGAGCAAAATAATACACCTGGAAATAATTACAATACTATTATTGCAGATCAGCAAAGTGACTCAGAGTCTGATGCATTCATTAACGGTCTGGCTGATCTGATGGCCCATTCCACCAGAACTCCTATTTTAAGATGGCCTGGAGAATATGGGATGAAATTTGAGGAGATTTTCTTTCCTGCTATGGATGGCGTCACTATCGAAGGCTGGTTTATCCCTGCCGATTCCAACAAGCTTATTATCTGCAATCATCCTATGCCTTGTAACCGTTACGGCTATCCGGGACATTTGGAACCCTGGACTAATTTTGGAGGTTTTGAAGTAAATTTTTTACCGGAATACAAAATACTTCACGATGCAGGTTACAATATATTAGCTTACGATATGAGAAATCATGGACGTAGCGGTATGGGCAGTGGCGGGGTCAATGGACATGGTGTATTGGAATACCGCGATGTTATTGGTTCGTTGCGTTATGCAAAATCCAGAAAGGATACAAAAAAAATGAAAACGGCTCTCTACAGCCGATGTTTGGGAGCCAATGCCACTATTGTAGCGATGCACAAACATCCTGAAGAATTCAAAGACATTAAATCGCTTTTTGCCCTGCAGCCTGTATCACCGAGAGTTTTTGTGGAGCGTGCCGTGGAGATGCAGAAAATAGATAAAGGGCTTGAAAAGTTTGATACTGCTTTTCATGTGCGTACCGGATTTCATCTGGCGGATGTCTGGCCAATGAGTTATGCGTCGTCTGTAACGGTTCCTGCGCTTGTGGCACAGGTTCATGATGATTTTTTAACCAAGCCTTCCAATGTTCAGGAAATATACGATACCATTTCCTCTAAAGATAAAAAACTCTTTTGGATTGAAGGTACAGACCAGCGTTTTCAGGGCTATAACTATTTCGGTAAAAATCCTACAGTGATGCTTGAATGGTTTGACAGCCATATGCAATAA